Genomic segment of Candidatus Marsarchaeota archaeon:
TGGGCGACAACGTGGGCGACTGCGCCGGAATGAGCGCAGACGTATTCGAGAGCTACGCGGTGACGCTCGTTGCAGCATTGCTCATAGCGAACAGCATCAAGAGCGTGACAACCTCCATGTTTTCGTATCCATTGCTCATTGCCGGCGTCGGCATAGTCGGCAGCCTTATCGCGATGGTGCTCGTAAAGTCTTTCGCCAAGCCTGTCAGAGCGCTCTACGCCATAATACTCACGGCAGTTGTAGTTTCTGGCATTCTTGATCTCGTACTTACAGCCGTGATGGGCTTGCCGCTAACGTACTTCGTGTCCGTGGCATCCGGCCTGGTCATCGCAATACTAATATTCTGGATTACTGACTACTACACCGGCAACGTCAGCAAGCCGGTGATAAAGATAGCAACAGCAGCGAAGGGCGGAGCAGGGACTGACGTTATCATGGGCCTGGCTGTGGGCCTAAGGAGCACGTGGATGCCTGTGCTCATAATAGTCGCGGCCATATTCGTCAGCTACTTTGCGGTCAACAGCGTCTACGGCATAGGCATAGCCGCAGTTGGCATGCTTTCACTTACAGCAACGATTCTTACGATCGACTCGTTCGGGCCGATAACCGACAATGCCGGCGGCATAGCCGAGATGAGCGGCATGGCGCCGAGCGTCAGGAAGATAACAGATCATCTTGACGCCATAGGCAATACGACCAAGGCCACGACGAAGGGCTTCGCCATAGGCGGCGCGGCCCTGTCCGCTGTAGCGCTCTTCGTTGCTTTTTCAAGTGCTGTAGGCCTGACGTCGATAGACGCGCTCACTCCATTGGTGACGATCGGCATATTCATAGGCGCGCTGCTGCCGTTCATATTCTCCTCTTTCCTCATGGAGGCTGTAGGGCATGCAGCAAACTTGATGGTCGAGGAGGTGCGCAGGCAGGTCAAGACAATAAAAGGCCTGCTCCAGGGCAAGGCTAATCCAGACTACGCAAAGGCCGTGGACATAGCAACGGTAAACGCGCTCAAGTCGCTGATAGTGCCAGAGGTGATAGCGATAGGCACGCCAATAGTGGTGGGCCTGGTGCTCGGAAAGGCAGCGCTCGGCGGCCTGCTAGTCGGCATGATACCCACAAGCTTTGTGCTGGCCCTGTTCATGGCCAATGCGGGCGGCGCTATGGACAACGCCAAGAAGTACGTGGAGAGCGGCAACTTCGGAGGCAAGGGCAGCGATGCGCACAAAGCTGCAGTAGTGGGCGACACGCTCGGCGACCCGCTCAAGGACACGGCAGGCCCGTCGCTGAACTCGATGATAAAGGTCGTTAGCACCATAAGCATACTGCTGGCGCCGATATTCGTCGCGTACACGCTGCTCTGATTCTTCTGCCCGGCCTGCGTGCCGGGCTCATTTCTGTTCCACGACTGCCTTGATGCGCCTGATTCCCGCAGCGACAGCCTCCTGCTTGATTATCCTGAAATGGCCGAGCTCGCGCGTGTTCTTAACATGCGGCCCGCCGCAGATCTCTATTGAGTAAACGGTGCCGTCTTTCGCGATCGTATAGACCTTTACCGTGCTCTCGTACCTGCTTTCGAACACTCCCTGCGCTCCGAGCCTCTTCGCCTCATCAACGCTCATCGTGCGGAACGAGACGTCTGCACCGGCCTTTATCACGTTATTGACCCAGTCCTCTACCTTTTTTATCTGCTCGTCGGTGAGCTTCTTGTCATAGTTGAAGTCGAACCTGAGCCTTTCAGCAGTGATGTTCGATCCCATCTGGTGTATCGAAGGGTCTACGACCTTCCTAAGCGCCTCGTTGAGGAGGTGCGTTGCTGTGTGGAGCTTCGTTGTCTCGGCACTGTTGTCCGCGAGTCCGCCCTTGAATTTCTGCTCTGCCCCCTTCCGAGAGAGCTCCTGATGCTCCCTCATAAGCGCGTTGAAGCCCTCGCGATCGACCTTAAAGCCCCTCTCAGTGCATATCTCTGCCGTTATCTCAAGTGGGAACCCGAATGATTGGAATAAATCAAATGCATCCTTGGCGCTCAGTTCCTTCTGGCTGGATTTGGCGAGCTTGTCAAGTATGCTTTCGAGATGCGCGGTACCGTTCCCAAGCGCGGCAGAGAACTTGTCCTCTTCCTTATCGAGCTCGGCAAGTATATGCCCGCTGTTTCGTTTGAGTTCTGGATAGTACTCGCCCATAACATCTATCACTACCTTGGCCACCTCAGAGCAGAACTTTCCAGTGAGGCCGAGCCCCCTCGCATGCCTGATGCTCCTCCTTATGAAACGGCGCAGTATGTATCCCTGCTCCACGTTGCTCGGCACGATGTGCTTGTCTTCGCCTAGAATCATTACCGCGGCGCGAATATGATCGGTAATTATGCGCGCGCTGCGGTTGGTCCTTTCAATGCCTGGTTTTGACAGCGACAGCACCTTGCCAAGGATGGGCGCGAGCGTGTCGCATTCGTACACGCTATCAAAGCCGTTGAGCGCGGCGATCGTGCGTTCTACACCCATGCCTGTATCGACGTTTTTCTGTGACAGCGGCTCGAATTTTCCATCCTTTGTCTTGTTGTACTGCATCAGCACGTCGTTCCATATCTCGCAGAACGCTCCGTTGCCCGTGAGCTTCAAAAAGTCTTCTGTGTTTTTCTCTTGGATCTCCTGCACATGGTAGAACATCTCAGTGTCTGGGCCGCACGGCCCTGTCTCCCCAACAGGCCCCCACCAGTTGTCCTGTTTCCCGAGGAAGTGTATCCTGTTTTTTGGCATGCCCAGGCTTTCCCAGATGCGTGCGGATTCATCATCGCGCGGTGCATCATCATCACCTGCAAAGCATGTAACGCTTATCTGCTCTGCAGGTATGCCGAGCTGCTCGGTGAGGAACTCGAAGCTCATCTTTATGGCTTCGTCCTTGAAATAGTCGCCCAGCGACCAGTTCCCCATCATTTCGAAGAAGCTGAGATGCCACAAATCGCCCACATCATCTATGTCCACGGTGCGTATGCATTTCTGTATGCTGCAAATGCGCCTGCCGGAAGGATGCGGCTCGCCTGCCAGGAACGGGGCGAGAGGCTGCATTCCTGCCATTACGAAAAGCGCGCTCGGATCGTTCTCCGGTATGAGCGATGCGCTATCAATCACCTTGTGGCCATGCTTCTGGAAAAACTCAATATACTTCTTCTTCAGCTCAGAAGTTGAAATCATCTCAACACCATGGGTATATCAGATCACGAATCAAGCTTCTTCTGCGGCCACCACACCTTGCACTGCTTGCCGAAGAAGATGCAGTAGTCGCACTTCCATTTCTCTTCGAAAGGTACAGGCACGGCCTTGCGTTCCCCAGTCCAGTACTTCATCGCAAAGGCCGTTATATCATTGAATTCCTGCTCTGTATACTGCAGCCTCATGGTTTTCAGCGTCTTTCCGCTGAACTGGTCTATGTAGTGCAATTGCACCGTGTTGCTCAGCCTGCCCAGCTTCGTGCACTTCTCGAAGAACTCATTGGAGGCATGCCTTATGCTCCTCGCATCTTTGGCCACGCCGATTGCATCCAGCTGCCTGGTAAACTCGTCGGTCAGAGAGAGCCTGTCTACTCCATAGCTCCTGCAGAAATTCTCTGAAGTGTAGAGGCCGTCGCGCAGGTCCTGCAGCATCTTCCTGTAGAGCATGACCTGCACCCTGTGCGGCCTTATCTGGGGTTCGGAGAACTGGCTCCTCTCGGACTTGGTCTTGTCCTCGCTCACCATTATCCCATCATCATGAACGAGCAGCTCGTCTATCTTGCCTACTAGCTTGTAGCCGTTGACCGAGCCGTAGACCTGCACCTCGCGCGTGCGCCTGTTCTTGTGCAGGGAATCGAGCGCCATGCTGTTCGTATAGAGCATCTTGTACAGATAATCTGCATAGCTCTTCGGCTCCAAAGGCAGGGGCTCGTTCACCTCGTTCTCGAGCTCTTCGTGCATGCTGCGCCCCTTCCGCATCTCGGCCGTGACCTTCTCGCCTACGGTGTAGCCGAGCTCCATCTTGAGCTCGCACCAGTACTGCGAGGCTATGTCCGTCGCGCGTATGCTCGTCTTGTGCAGTCTCTCAAGCACGTTCATGAAAAGTCAGCCCGCCTACTTATCGTCATAGCTAAAAGCTCAGCGATTACCTCACTCATCACAATGGTAATTAACGTCATGCGTATAAATAGGTTTTGACGGGAAATTTATCCAGACGGGCAAAGCATAAATATGTGGATATAGTGAGTAGGTGCTGGTGAGGCCATGTTAGGCTCGAAGGAAAATAAGAACACTGCAACTGATGAGTACTATTCAAAACGGTCGGATGCAGCTAATGCGCGCGCAGATAACGCTCGCAATGCAGTCGAAGCGTTAAACGCAGAAAGAAGGCAGCAGCGTCTCCTAAGAAAGGAGGAGAAGAGGGCCGAAAGGGAGGAGTTTAAGCTTGAAGTGAAAAAGGCAGGATACCACACAAGAATCAGCTATCATATATCTGGGTTTATAGATGGCATTGCGAATGCAACCAAGATCTCAAAACCAACGCTAATAGCAACATTTGTTACGGGAGGGGCATTTTTAGGTTCAGTGGCTGCGATATATGCGGGGGCTGCCACAGGAAACGTGACACTGGTGAATGCTTCAATAATCTCACTTTTTGTCTCTTTTGGTACGGCAGGGCCCCTATGGGGCCGATTTCTTGGCAGCTTGCCTGTCGCATCCAATTAAATATGAAAGTAGCTATGTAAAGCTGAGACCAACCTACTTGCTAATGTGTTTCAGCGCGAATTTATACACGATATATAGTGCTATCGCGAATATGCCAACTGCTGTTAGCGTTATCACTGCGTTGTTGGTTGAGAGCGCCTTCATCCCGAAAATCAGGAGCACGGCATCGTATATCGCCGCGCCTGCAACCGAATACCCGAAGAACCTCTTCGGCTCCATCCGTGCAAAGCCCGCCGGGAAGCTCATTATCGTCCTTATGACGGGCACGAGCCTTGAGAGGAACACGGCCGCGAGGCCGTTGCGTGCGAACCATGCGTCGAAGGCATCCAGCCTTTCCTGCGTCACGTGGAAGAACCTGAGGTGCCTGTAAACTACATCCTTGCCCAGGAAGTAGCCTATGTAATAGTCTATCGCTATGCCTGCAAGGCTGCCAAGCAGCGCCGCAATGTATGCAGGCACGAAACGCAACGTGCCGTTCGCCACGAATATCCCAGCGAGCGGGAGTATCACCTCGCTCGGCACGGGAATCGAGGAGCTCTCGAGGAGCATCAGCCCGAAGACCGCAAGCAGGCCGTAATGCGACATGAGCGTTTGTATTGTGGCGTAGGCGTTGCTGAAGAGGGAAGAAATTATGCCTAAGATTATGTAACTAACCATAAGTAACACGTCTGCAATACTTGACTATCAAGGTTTATGAATGTTGGGGCGCATCTGAAACGCGCAATCTTTAATGCTAAATATGTTTCCTGAGATGGACTGTTGATGCGCATCATAAAGTTCTACGAGAACGACGGGACGCTTAAGGTCAAGGTCGACAGGCTGGAAGACCTATGGACCATACAGCGCGTCATATTTCCCGGAGATCTCGTGAAGTCGCAGAGCCTGCGCCGCTTCAAGTCCAGCGAAAGCGATGTTGGCGAGCTCAAGGAAGTGGTGGTGCGCCTGCGCACCGAGAAGACCGAGCTGGACAAGAACGCGGAGCGCCTTAGGGTGATGGGCAAGATAGTGGAGGGCAAGCCCATGGACTACATAAGGCTCAATAGCTACCACACCCTCAACGTGGCGCCCGGTGACACGATAGAGATCACAAAGCCGAGATGGCCCAGTTACATGCTGGAAGTGGTGCGCGACTCTGTATCGGACATGAAAAAGCCGAGGCTCGGCATAATAGTGGCAGATGACGAGAAGGCCCAGCCCGCATATCTGCTCGGCTACGGCATAGAGTTCAAGAAGGAGATATACAGCGGCCTGAGCAAGAAGATGACGCCCAAGGACTTCGCCGAGCAGGAGAAGAAGTACTTCAAGGCAATATCTGATGCCATAGAAGAGATGAAAGTAGACACGGTGATACTCGCAGGGCCGGGCTTCACCAAGGACGACGTCAAGAAGTACATGGACGAGAATGGCATAACAAAAAGGCTCACCAAGCGGCTAATGCTAGAGCAAGCGAGCACCCCGGAGCGTTCCGGCGTCTACGAGCTCATAAAGGGCGAGCGCGTGGCGGAGATACTGGAGAAGGAGCGCATACGCGATGAATTCCTGCTCATGGAGAAATTTCTGCAGGGCCTGGACAGCAAATCATCGCGCTATGGAGCGAATAACGTAATGGAGGCGATAGGCGCGTATGAAGCCTCGACAGTCCTCGTGAACGACAGTGTGCTGGGCGCCAGCGAAGTGCAGGAGGCGCTGGCCGCTGCCGAGGAGAAGAAGTTAACCATAAAAGTCTTCAACTCTGACGACGAGGTGGGCCAGCAGCTCCATTCCTTCAAGGACATAGCGTCTATCGTGTGAGACGCTGGCCAAACCTTGGACAGATTTTAATGCAGGGGATAGGCTCAGACAAGGCTTCTATGGCGCAATATGTTCCATTACTTCGAATACTAACAGGACGAGTTCCTTACTCACTACCACAAAAGAAGCAACGTAGAGACAACGAACATGGCTATAAAGACCAAGCTCGGCGACTTCCTCAAGAACAAGAACTACGTATCTCAGGCTAATGAACTCCTGTGCAAGCTGATAGCTTACAACATAACAGTCTTGATAAGTGCGATGTATGAGTTGGGGGATAGAAACTGATTTAGGATTAAAGCCTGTTATTAAGGTAGATTAGTCGCTCTATTAGTTCAGGTATTTTTAGTGCGTCTACCTCATTCTTATTTGAATAAAAAGTTAGAGAGTGCGCACCAGAATTAGAGGTTTCTCTTATTGGTTTAATCAACGTCAAAATAACTTCAACTACTGGCACATCTGGTGCGAAATTTGCCTTTCTTGTCTCCAATTCATCTATAAGAACAGAAAAATCCTTGAAGCGACGTTTGTTGGTAATGTAATACACATCAAGACCGTTAATTGCAACAGGATATTTTTTCCTTAAAATATCAATTAGTAAATTCTCCACTAATTTTCGTGATAACATAAGCGCAGAAGTAAACAAACTATAACTGTAAGCCTTATTTATCTCATTTTTTAGATTCTCATATAACGGTTCACCTAAATCCATCATTATAAATACATTTGATAGATACGGTGTTATAGAGATTGTAAGCGTAGTGTCTGCATAACTGAACTGCTTTGAGGTTTCGTCATATTGTATTCCATTTTCCTTTAATGACTCTATAAGCTCTGGGCGCCAATATTTAATCTGTTCGCCCTGTTCATTCCAACTGTTCCAAGTATATCCTTTTACAGTATGGTCTACCAGTACTTCTTTTGCAAACTTTAATGTATCTTCAGTAGTTAAAACTGCCATTAATGTTTTTCTCAGTTCGCCCCTCAATATGCCTCTTTTGTCCCTATCAGATAATCCCTCGTAAAGCTCGGATGGTGGATTTTCCATCTCCGACATGAATTTTTTTAAAATTGCAGTAACATCTTTTGATAATTGTAAAGACAATAGCACTTTTGCTCCAGTAGTACCTACGGTAAGCGGTCTTTCATAGTCATACCTAAAAGCTAATATTTTAATGAGAAGCTCATTTATCCTTGGATTAATTACTATGTCATTTACGTTTGGCATAAGCTCACTAATAGATAGTATCACATTCTGCTCATAAATTATTAAATCTGCTCAGTAATAGGATTTATGAGCAGCATTTATTAGCAAAGCCCTCCTGGACGGCCTTGTTTAAAAACTCTGAATCTGTCTAAAAACTCATTTGTTTGTCTAAAAAGTGTCTAAAAACCCTACCTAACTATGAGCCTGTATTTTATGCCCCTCTTCTCGCACCATTCCTTGGCTTTGTAGAAATAATACGATTAATTCTACAGATTTATGATTAAAACGACAAAATCAGTTTTCGTGTCCTTCTTTGCATATTTTATACAGTGTTTCTATGTTATTGATGGCTTTATCACCATCATTAATTATTATGTTATCCTTTTTATCCTGTTTTTTAAGTGCTTCATAATCACTTAGATTTCTATTAGCTGTGAAGATTATACTCTGAAATGGCGGGTCTTTGGAACTAACATAAAGCGTATGCTCCCATATTCGCTTTACTTCATCCTCAATAGCTTCAATATCTAATGGCTCATTCTGTGGTCTTATTGCTGGTTCTAAGATATTGATTGTAGAATCATCTATTTCATTAGTAAGCTCTGTTGCAAAACGATCAAACGATTTTTTAGAGGTTATAATTTGTTTCCTCTTATTTTGCAATGTATTTGTGTTGATATACATAAGTTTATACACAAAGTTGGCAAAAGTTGTGCCATTTAATTTCTCCTTTATCTCCATTATCCCATTAAAATCAAAAATAATTCTATACGGAATAAAAGATCTGGTCATAGAAATAGCCTACTTTAGATATTTGCTAATGAAAGTAGGGTCAATTTTTGTTATATCAACTATTTTTATAGCACCACTCCTAACTTTCTTAACTAATAGCAGATCATCTGAATTAAGACCGTCCATCTTATTGATAAGTGAATTGTCATCAAGTATCAACGGATCTATTTTTATAAGGTCTTTTATATCGGCTACACTATCAACATCGTAGAACGTAACTGATGCAGGAATAGTGGCACCATCGGTCATCATATCACCTTGATATAATTATCTCATTTAGATATGAGAAGATATGTTTATAAACCTTAACATAAGCATCAATTTGAAGAAGTTTGGATCAAACGACTATTTTCTCTCCAAGTTTGCTTTTGTGTATCCGTGTTCATTTAAGAATGCCTCGATAATGCTGGCACAGACCTTAGAATCTGAATCTGTCTTATAGACTCTATCTTTAAGATCTTGGACTATCTCATAAATACCTAAATCGAAAGTAACCTGAATTTTCTTCGAGCCTTTATCTTTCTCCATAAAGCCTTGAAGTTGTCCATAAAGTAGTAGTTTTTGAACAAGGCTCTCCTGGACAGGTATTGTCCACAAACTCGGCACCTAAATCAGGATGTCGTATTCGGCACCTTAAGTTTTGATGCTAATAAAGTGTTAGGCTATGTTTCCGCTATTATTAAACCTTTTTAAAGATAGCATGTTTAATCTGACTATGGCAATTTGGGTATTTGTATCTCTTTTTGTGCTTGCTGTATTTATTGTATCTTTTGTCTTTGTATTAGCTTACTTCATAATGGATATTTATAGAAGATTCCATAAGCGTTTTAAGAATCCACTCGAAGATATACTTAGCATCTTGATTGTCATTTACTTTGCAAGCCTGCTTATTCTCATAGTATCTGCCTTTGAAATTAATTACCTACACGACCCACTAAACGCAAGCACAACAAATACTATATATGACCAATTTGCATCTTTCATAA
This window contains:
- a CDS encoding sodium-translocating pyrophosphatase, with product MSFYIYTLAAGVAALLFSLFAAYFTLRQPEGTAKMREISMAIRAGSKAYLNRQLKTIATFGVILAILFYFIPHGGEIDIAFATGAIASYLTAYIGMNVAVRANVRTAKSAEKGVKHAFSLAVIGGSVTGFVAVGLGLISISLLLLYLTLSKVAILIGFGFGASLISLFARVGGGIYTKAADVGADLVGKTELNLPEDDPRNPAVIADNVGDNVGDCAGMSADVFESYAVTLVAALLIANSIKSVTTSMFSYPLLIAGVGIVGSLIAMVLVKSFAKPVRALYAIILTAVVVSGILDLVLTAVMGLPLTYFVSVASGLVIAILIFWITDYYTGNVSKPVIKIATAAKGGAGTDVIMGLAVGLRSTWMPVLIIVAAIFVSYFAVNSVYGIGIAAVGMLSLTATILTIDSFGPITDNAGGIAEMSGMAPSVRKITDHLDAIGNTTKATTKGFAIGGAALSAVALFVAFSSAVGLTSIDALTPLVTIGIFIGALLPFIFSSFLMEAVGHAANLMVEEVRRQVKTIKGLLQGKANPDYAKAVDIATVNALKSLIVPEVIAIGTPIVVGLVLGKAALGGLLVGMIPTSFVLALFMANAGGAMDNAKKYVESGNFGGKGSDAHKAAVVGDTLGDPLKDTAGPSLNSMIKVVSTISILLAPIFVAYTLL
- a CDS encoding alanine--tRNA ligase; the encoded protein is MISTSELKKKYIEFFQKHGHKVIDSASLIPENDPSALFVMAGMQPLAPFLAGEPHPSGRRICSIQKCIRTVDIDDVGDLWHLSFFEMMGNWSLGDYFKDEAIKMSFEFLTEQLGIPAEQISVTCFAGDDDAPRDDESARIWESLGMPKNRIHFLGKQDNWWGPVGETGPCGPDTEMFYHVQEIQEKNTEDFLKLTGNGAFCEIWNDVLMQYNKTKDGKFEPLSQKNVDTGMGVERTIAALNGFDSVYECDTLAPILGKVLSLSKPGIERTNRSARIITDHIRAAVMILGEDKHIVPSNVEQGYILRRFIRRSIRHARGLGLTGKFCSEVAKVVIDVMGEYYPELKRNSGHILAELDKEEDKFSAALGNGTAHLESILDKLAKSSQKELSAKDAFDLFQSFGFPLEITAEICTERGFKVDREGFNALMREHQELSRKGAEQKFKGGLADNSAETTKLHTATHLLNEALRKVVDPSIHQMGSNITAERLRFDFNYDKKLTDEQIKKVEDWVNNVIKAGADVSFRTMSVDEAKRLGAQGVFESRYESTVKVYTIAKDGTVYSIEICGGPHVKNTRELGHFRIIKQEAVAAGIRRIKAVVEQK
- a CDS encoding exonuclease V: MLERLHKTSIRATDIASQYWCELKMELGYTVGEKVTAEMRKGRSMHEELENEVNEPLPLEPKSYADYLYKMLYTNSMALDSLHKNRRTREVQVYGSVNGYKLVGKIDELLVHDDGIMVSEDKTKSERSQFSEPQIRPHRVQVMLYRKMLQDLRDGLYTSENFCRSYGVDRLSLTDEFTRQLDAIGVAKDARSIRHASNEFFEKCTKLGRLSNTVQLHYIDQFSGKTLKTMRLQYTEQEFNDITAFAMKYWTGERKAVPVPFEEKWKCDYCIFFGKQCKVWWPQKKLDS
- a CDS encoding DedA family protein, producing MVSYIILGIISSLFSNAYATIQTLMSHYGLLAVFGLMLLESSSIPVPSEVILPLAGIFVANGTLRFVPAYIAALLGSLAGIAIDYYIGYFLGKDVVYRHLRFFHVTQERLDAFDAWFARNGLAAVFLSRLVPVIRTIMSFPAGFARMEPKRFFGYSVAGAAIYDAVLLIFGMKALSTNNAVITLTAVGIFAIALYIVYKFALKHISK
- a CDS encoding mRNA surveillance protein pelota, coding for MRIIKFYENDGTLKVKVDRLEDLWTIQRVIFPGDLVKSQSLRRFKSSESDVGELKEVVVRLRTEKTELDKNAERLRVMGKIVEGKPMDYIRLNSYHTLNVAPGDTIEITKPRWPSYMLEVVRDSVSDMKKPRLGIIVADDEKAQPAYLLGYGIEFKKEIYSGLSKKMTPKDFAEQEKKYFKAISDAIEEMKVDTVILAGPGFTKDDVKKYMDENGITKRLTKRLMLEQASTPERSGVYELIKGERVAEILEKERIRDEFLLMEKFLQGLDSKSSRYGANNVMEAIGAYEASTVLVNDSVLGASEVQEALAAAEEKKLTIKVFNSDDEVGQQLHSFKDIASIV